A single window of Loxodonta africana isolate mLoxAfr1 chromosome 10, mLoxAfr1.hap2, whole genome shotgun sequence DNA harbors:
- the LOC100676390 gene encoding olfactory receptor 11H6-like produces MNMSGANTVTEFILLSFPCSRQVQILLFMLFSVTYILTLMGNGAIICAVKLDRRLHTPMYILLANFSFLEICYINTTVPNMLGNFLSETKILSFNACFLQFYFFSMGITETFLLPLMAFDQYLAICRPLHYPTIMTNHLCMNLVAICWVTAFLCYPVPIYFITQLPFCGPNTIDNFVCDPGPLLALSCVPAPGIELSCSILSSFIIFITFFFIIGPYTLVLRAVLWVPSATGRHKAFSTCGSHLVVVSLFYGTLMVMYISPTSGNPAGIQKIVTLFYSSVTPLVNPLIYSLWNKDMKAGLRKIQMCKKTHQRE; encoded by the coding sequence ATGAATATGTCAGGAGCCAACACAGTAACTGAATTCATACTCCTGAGTTTCCCCTGCTCCAGACAGGTTCAGATCCTCCTCTTCATGCTGTTCTCCGTGACCTACATCCTGACACTGATGGGCAACGGGGCCATCATCTGTGCCGTGAAGCTGGATCGAAgactccacacccccatgtacatTCTGCTGGCCAACTTCTCCTTCCTGGAGATCTGTTACATCAACACTACTGTTCCCAATATGTTAGGTAACTTCCTATCTGAAACTAAAATCCTCTCTTTCAATGCCTGCTTCCTCCAGTTCTACTTCTTCTCCATGGGCATCACTGAAACCTTCTTACTGCCCCTCATGGCTTTTGATCAGTACCTGGCCATCTGTAGGCCTCTCCACTATCCGACCATTATGACCAATCATCTCTGCATGAACTTGGTGGCCATCTGCTGGGTGACAGCCTTCCTCTGCTACCCAGTCCCTATCTATTTTATCACACAACTCCCTTTTTGTGGCCCCAATACCATTGACAACTTTGTCTGTGACCCAGGTCCCCTTCTGGCCCTGTCCTGTGTTCCTGCCCCTGGAATTGAGCTTTCTTGTTCTATATTGAGTTCTTTTATTATCTTCATCACCTTCTTCTTCATCATTGGGCCATATACCCTGGTTCTAAGAGCAGTGTTATGGGTCCCTTCAGCAACTGGCAGGCATAAGGCTTTCTCCACCTGTGGTTCCCACCTAGTTGTGGTGTCTTTGTTCTACGGGACCCTCATGGTGATGTATATCAGCCCAACCTCTGGAAATCCAGCTGGAATACAGAAGATTGTAACCTTGTTCTACTCATCAGTGACCCCACTGGTAAACCCTCTGATCTACAGTCTCTGGAACAAGGACATGAAGGCTGGCTTGAGAAAAATTCAGATGTGCAAGAAAACCCATCAAAGAGAATGA